The sequence below is a genomic window from Nostoc flagelliforme CCNUN1.
TGGCAAGGACGCAGAAAAGAACCAGTTACTTCTTCTGCAATACTCATATTCAGTGCTTGTTGGTACATTTGACCCGCATCTGCTGATACCACTACTTGCTGATTCACATTGTTTAAAAAACCGCGTAATCCCAGTGTCAGATTAGAAAGTATACTTCCCCTACCTGAATTACTTAAGAGGATTACCACCACAAAAGGCCAAATTAAAGCTGATATTGGACGACTATATTCGTAAGATATTAAGTCTTTGAGGAATTGTATCATAAAAAATAACAGGGTTCCTACAGCAAAAAAAATACCCAGAGTTGTCAGCGCTCCATACAAGTTATTGCTGGTATTATTTTGTAATAAATCTAGCCATTGTTTATTCCAACCTTCGGCAATGCTTAGAGAAGTTGCGGCACCATTATTGAGAAGGTTATCAATGCCTAGTTGGGTTCCTGCTTGGGCAAAAATTAGTTGAATAGTAAGTTGCATTTGGAGTTGATAGGCTATTTTTTTAGATTTCGTAGGGTGCGTTAGCGACAGCGTAACGCACCCTAGTAAACTGTTTTTTAGACTTCCTGTTGGTTTGTCTGACTTTTCACGGTATGTGGAAAACCTCTCTCTAAATCTCTCTTTTAAGAGGAGAGAGACTTTGAATTTTCCCCCTTCCCGCGACGAGTTGGGGGTTAGGGGGTTAGGTCTTTCGTTGGCTTTTCCACATAACGTGAAAAGTCAGGTTGGTTTGCAAGAAGTTTAAAGGATGTTTTAAAAGTCCTCTTGTTGGTAGCAAAACGTTCTAAAACCTCCTAAATACCCCGATAAATTGGGGGACTTTGATTTCGGTTCCCCTCTTAAAAAGGCTTGTCATTAGCAACATTTTTTTGTAACAGTCAAAGTGTAGCACTTACTCACATCCCGCCCAGAACTTAAGTTCTGCGGCTCAGAGCTACTGTCCACTTAAGGCAATTTCCGTTAATAAATCTACCGCCGCCGTTGGTTTCGACTTCGCTCAACCAACTAGACTTCGCTCAACCAACTAGACTTCGCTCAACCAACTAGACTTCGCTCAACCAACTAGACTTCGCTCAACCAACTAGACTTCGCTCAACCAACTAGACTTCGCTCAACCAACTAAGCGATCGAGAGTTGAGCGTTCGCGTAGCGTCTCGAAGAGAAGTCGAAACTCGTCAACCTGGGTATATTCTTTGTCATAAATAACTTAAGTGGACTGAAATTTTCGCTTTCACAAGGTCTAGCCATCTACATCGCTTAAAATATTGTATTTAGTCCTCTTGAGAGGACTTTAGCTATTAGCTTTGGAATTTATTCCTAAGCGGGATAGCAACGAAGCGAGTGATTGAAAAGATGTGGGTAACGACAAGCCTTAAAAGGCTTGCTTTTAGAGCTTATTTACCCCCCATTTTAAGGGGGTTATAGGGGATAAATAAATGCCTAAAATCATAGCCAAGCACTTTTCAAACAAGCTCTTAAGGATTTTAAAAAATATATGGAAAATTAGAGTTTTTTTATCCTAAGATCCTACTTCCCAACTTTTTCTCTGCCGGCGTTGCTGAATTAGCGGATGACTTGGCACAATTTATCACGAATTTGCATTTCCGATGGTTTTAACTGCAAATTCATCCCGCATTTATCCAACGCCTCTCTGCCAAACAAATCTAGTTGAGAAGTAGCTCGTAAAAGCCGCGCAGCTTCTGTAGATGTATCTACTCTCCGAGCGCGATTTGCCTCTTCTGCCTGTTGAGAAATGTTTGCCAAATTTAAATTAGAATATTGTAAAGACTGATTCGTTTGTATTGTCTGGGCAAATGTTTCGGCGACGATTTTTCTTTGTGAGTTTTGGATTTGAATGGTTTGGGTGTTTAAATTTAGCAATTGGTCTAGCGATCCTTTTAAAACTTTACATAGTTCATTAAACGTCCCAATAGTAGATGGTATGTCTGTTGATGGTTGCCCAGGATTATCACTGTCAATAATTTCGTCCTGAATACCTAGTAACTTCCCTTTTGTCCGATCTTGTGCGTCTTTACCAAGAATGCCTACCGCTACTCCACGGGTGATTAAACGATAGAGTTCATTACTAGCTAAATTTCCCCGTACTGCTGCATTATTTTCAAAGCGGCTTGCTCTAGAGTCTGAACGATAAGAGTTGTTAATCACATTATCACGAACAGTTCTTCCCGCAGCCACGGGGTTAGGTATATTCAATTCTCCCTTGGAACCATCAATAGCACTTTGACTCTGTGTTTCTACAGAGTTTAAGTTTTCGTTCAAATTACCATAATCTTGAAAGTAGTTTTGCAATTCTCTGGAATATAATTGAAAATCACTCCAAATCTGGCCTACTAGCGTCTGATCTGCCATTGCTGGTAAGATTGCCAGGGATAGCAACGTAAGAGTAAAAATGGTAGTTTTTCGCATACATTTGTGCCTGAAAAAGGTAGACGACATTAATTAGCAAGTCAGAAATTTAGTTTTTTAACTATAGCGGTTCTCGACCCCGTGAGGTACAATTTTGACCTCTCTCCAAACCTCTCTCCTAAAAGGAGAGAGGCTTTGAATCGTTCCCCCTTCCCGCGACGAGTTGGGGGTTAGGGGGTTAGGTCTATTTGCATACTTGTACCTCACCGGATTGAAAATGGCTATATGATTTATAACTTTTTGAATCACTGTTAATTGCTTACAAAACCCGATTAACTACTACGCAGATTAGCCACTAACTGACGTGCAAATGCAGAAATTGCTTCATATTTATCGCTATGAAGTTGCATCATTTTACTGCGTGCAGTTTGTTCAGCAGGGTTATTAGCAACTGCTGCCAATTGTTCGTAACCTGGATAATAACGACAGAATGTATAAATCCCGTTATCATCTAACAGCCATTGGCTATAAACGCCTTCTTTGCGGGGAAAGAAGCTTTCCGAGGCATTACGAGCAATAATATTGCGGGGATACTTTAAGATATCTGCAAAACTATCGACTGCAACCGGCTGAATGCGTCCAATCAATCGTGTTGTCAAGTTTTGCAAAATCTTAGATGCAGCTTTAGATTTGGCAATTGTATCAGGATCTTGTCCTGATAAGATGACTCTGATACCGGCTTTAGCGCCGTTTGCACAAACTCTGCCAACTAAGTCAGATATTTGCTCGAATTCAAATAGAATTGGTGCTTCGTCAATGAAGAATATAGAAGCTGGACTACCTAATGCGCGTCGTAATGCTGCTGAATAGGCACTCAGAGATAGTACGGCTGCATCTTCACTATCTGATAGGTTTCTCAGAGCAAAAACTAAAAGTTGTGCATCGGTAGGAAAGCTAGATGGTGCAGAAATGGCTTGTCCCACCCGACTAGAAAGCCAAAACCGCAAGCGCAGCTGAATTTGACTCAGCGCGTCTTCTACTCTGCCAGTTAAAGTACTTAGCTGCAAGTGTTCTGATGAACAGAAAAACAGAAAATCTTTTAAGGTAGGGGTTTTCTGCCAAGCCTGAGTACCAAATCCTCCCGCCATCGCCTGTCGATATCGCTCTTTTATGCCCTCATCAGCAAAGAAGGCTTCTAATGCTAAGTTGAGGAGCGATCGCACGGTTTGCGATAAAATTTGACTTTCAGTCGATGATCCTAAAACCATTGTCATCAAAGCTGATTCTAGGAAGGCGGTATAATCGTTAAAGCGATCGCGCTGTTGTTCTGGATCTAGCGATCGTAAGTCTGGCTGCTCAAATAAGTTATTCGATTGTTTGGAGATATCGAAATACGCTCCATTAGCCCCCATAAACTCTGTGTAATCAGTGAAAGTAGATGTCCCATCAGGTTTAGGGAAATCTAACGCCACAACCGGAATCCCATGTGCCAAAGCCTGAGTTAAAATCCCTGATACCAACACCGATTTACCAGCACGAGTTGTCGCAAACAAAGCTAAATTTTTGTGTTGATTAAACAAATCTAAATGTACAGGTGTTCCGCCTTCTTCAGCAATCAACTCAAAGCCTTGACTATCACCCCGTTTAGTTAAAACTAAAGGCATTAATCCGGGAACTTCGCTTGTTAAATATAGCTGGCGACGATTGAAAGGTGTCGCTAACAAACCTTCCCAAACTATTGGTAGAGTTTGCAGCCAAATTTTCCAGGCGTATTCACTTTCCCTAATTAGCTTTGCTGGACGTTGAAAACAGTTTTCAATATATCTTGTTGCCTCATCTAATTTATCGACAGTTGGACGATGTACCAAAATAACGATACTCGTATAAATGGGGACTGCACCTTCAAATAATTGTTCTTGTGCTGCTACCGATTTCTTCAACTTTAATTGCGCGTTGACATCAATAGTTTTACTTTTTTCTTGAGCCATGATTGTCGTCATGTTTGACTGCTTCAAGACTCGTTGCAAAGTAGTTTTCACCATTGCTGGATTTGCCGCAGTCAACTCACAAAAAATCTCTGTATCTACTACTGTCTCTCTAGCCAACAGTTCCCATAAATATCGCAGTTGAGTAGATTTATTTACCCAACCTCCGGGTTTTTCCAGAAATGACAGTGCGCCAATATAACGATTGTTAACATTAACCCAACGGCGATCGGCACAAGGTACACTAGACTCCATCAGCAAAGTTGTGCCGTGGATATTCTCTAGAAGCAATTTAGTACTAGCTAAATCTGAATTAACTTGCTCGTGTAGTCCTTGATCGTCTAAAGTCATCAACTGGGGAATCGGTATTGGCTGCGTATCATTAAACCTTTTCCAGATGCCCTCCCAGAGTTCATCAGCTTTCAAAGGCTTGACATCCAATCCCATTTGGTTAGATAAAATTTGTTCCCAGCGTAGAAAACCTTGCTTGTAAGCATTTGTTATCAGCGTTTCAATACGCTCGTTTTCTACTCCTGAGAGCTCCCCTTTAAATTTTAACCACCATGATTCCGCTTTAACTAAAAGCTTCTCTATCCAATCATCTGCATTTCTGGAGTTGGATTCAATGGTGTAAGTGACATAAATCCGCAAAAATTTAGGCTTACGAACACCAGAAATAGTCAATTCTTTGATTCTGGCTCTTTCTGCCATCAACAAATATTTGATATCTCGTGATGGCGCATTTCTGATTAGCGATACTAATTCTTTTTGGCGCTCTTTGTCGGAACTAAAAGATCCCAAATGCAGTGTCATTCTTTCACCGCTAGGAATGTCTTTCAATCCGGCTTCAATGTTATTAAAGAGTGTATCGATTTGTTCGGCTCTTAAAGTGGTATGAATTCCCTTACAGTCAAAACCAAAAACAAAGCAAAACCTGTCTCTTTGAGTGCCTTTTGTCAAAAGGTAAGCGCCAATATCACGTCCATTCTTTGCAACACGTAGCATTGTCGCCAAGTGCAAGGCATCTTCAAATGGTGTTAATCTACCTTCATTTCCGGCGACGCCGACGCTTTGTTTTCCGATTTTTTGCTTCATGATTAACTTCCAATAAGCTTTGATAACGAGCAAAGCCTCTTGTCCAAGCGGGAACGCCTATAAATTTACTTAAAAAACTCCAACTTCTACCACCAGTTAAAATCCACCAAGTTCCTATTCCCCAACCAGTCATTAGTATTGTCCACAACCACTTTTGAAATTCTTCTTGGAAAATCCCACCAAAAACTCCGTTGACAATAAAGTAGGAGGCTAAGGCAATTACAGTCCAAGGAAGAATTTGATCGGCAGGGATTGGCCCTAATGAGGGTTGGCTTCCTAGAACCTGATTGACTGGACGAAAATCTTGTTCCCGCTCTTGAGACATTTGAAATATGAAATATCTAAATTATTTACTGCCCTTGTGGGCCAATTACAAAGCGTGTGAGTACATCAGCAACGGTAACAGCAACAACGACTAATAGAGGAGTTCTGGCAATGCTTTGCCAATCCTCATCTTTACGCACTGCGTTAATCACACCAACTAGAGAAATTGCAATATAGAGTAAGTAAATCGCCCGCAACACATTAAATATCAAACTTATTGCTGTCTCACCACCACCACCTGCTTGTGCTCCACCCAAGTTTCTTTTGAAAAACCTTTCAGCTTCCCCAAAAAACTGTGCTTGTGCAGGGGCTGCAAACCAGTCTAACCAATACAAACTCAAAATTACGGCTGCTGCTAATATTTGTAATATTATTAGCGATCGCCTTGGTAAATTCACTTGCTGCCCGATTTGCTGTATGATAACTGCAATTAAACTACCAACTAGTAAACAAAAAAGCAGGATAGGACTTTTTAGGCTGATAACGCTTACAAGTACAGCACAAGCAATTAAAAAGGGTACAGACTCAACCAGAATAATCAAGCTGGATTCCAATCCCAGTCTTAACTTATGAGATCCTTTGACAGCGCTACCAGTTAAAGCTTTGAAAAAGTTTCTCTTATGAGAACTTTGTCTAGACATTGCTAATTTTCCTATGGTGTACTTGAGTCTTTATTGTCTTAAAATTTACCATACTTAAATCAATTTAACATGAGTTAAGATTTATTTTTAATCAAATTTCTGAACTTGCAGACAAGTATCACATTATATACAACTATTATTTAATTAAATAAATATTAATATTTATTTAAAAGCAAGTATATACCCTTGGAGAAGCTAGGTTTTGAGCCTCAAGCCAGAAATCCTACAGTCCTCCTGAAGTTTTGCCCAGTCAGCGATTAGCCTCACTTAGAGGTTGGGGAATGCGGTAAAAATGGGAGATAATGTTTGGAAGTTTGTATTTAACCTTCAGAAGGCTGTGTAAGTAAGACCTAGCAAGGTTAGCAGTATTATTCATACAAAGATTTGCACCTAGATAGTTATATCTAAATACTGACATATCTTCAGTTTTATGGACACTACTAGATAATGCGACTGTAGTAAGTATTTGTTCCCAAAATTTAACTAATTCCGGTAAAAATTGAAACTAGTTAATCAGGGTATTTAGTTGTCTAAAAGTCGGGATTCAATACAATTTTACTGTTGTTAATGCCCTAATATGCTTAATATCTATGGCTCAGAAGAGTTGAGAAAAGTTTTACCCTCAACTATGTTATAATTAGATGGTTGAGAAATATTTTCGGTCATGTAACTGACTATATAGACGCTTCTCCGAATCTAAATCTCTACACCTTTGATTCCAGAGGTGTTTTATGTCAGTTGATGTTGCCAATCAATCCTTTAGAGATGAGAGTCTTCAGCATTGCAAAAATTGAAATTTTTAGTTAGCGGAACTATATTGGAATACTTTGTGTAAAACAGATACATCCCATTGTCCAAGAATGTGCTAGTACGGACAAGTTGAGGGTGTCACAAGCCCAGATAATATACGGTTAGTACTTGAACTTATGCCAACGGATATAATTACCCGTCCTGAGTCACTCACAGAAGATTGCTTTTTTACTTATGCCCTTGGGACTGATTTGCACGATACTAATTCGACTGCCCAATATTTACGCAGAATCAGGAAAGAAGATAAACCCTATATCGACATAGCTGTTTCTCCCAGACCTGGCTATCGATTTGAGGTCTGCCTTATCCCTGTTGAAGGGTTCGCTCAAGAAACAATATTGACAAAAGATGGGTTCGCCAAAGCTTTAGCGATTATTTGTGCTGTATCTAACAAAGCTAGAAAGCGATTCCCCTCAGGAAATGGACAAGAGATTGTCCGGTGTCAATTTAGCAACTTAGCTGATGCAGTTGCTGTAGCGAACAGATTGTCTGCATTACCCTCTAATATGTATGAAACTCTCGCCAAGCTACCAAATGCCTTGTGAGAACGCGTCCGCTTAAAGATTTATTATTAGAACTGACGCGAAGACATTTTAACTAATTCGGCGGAATTCCCAGTCCCTCTACAGGGCGGGGATGGATAGCCGGGTGACGACGAAAACACCTCCGACTAATATCAACCTACGGTTGATTAGGAAGTGGGGTGTTTGATAGCGGAGCGTTAGCGAGTCCGCGAGCGTCGAAGTCACCAATTATTTTATTTTAGTACTTTATCGAAATCTATATTTCTGGTAAAGTAAACAGATCAAGGAGGTGATGTCGAGTGCTATATAAGGTTGTACAAGTCCGTTTATATCCATCAATTGAGCAACAAATTCAATTAGCACAAACTTTTGGGTGTGCTAGATGGTGGTGGAATTATGCATTAAATAAATCCATCGAAGCTTATAAAGAAACGGGTAAAGGGCTTGGACGATCAGCACTCAACGCATTTCTTCCTGCACTAAAAAAAGCCCAAGAGACTGTGTGGCTAGCCGATTGTTACAGCCAAGTTTTACAGGCTACGACGCTGAATCTAACAACAGCCTACAAAAACTTTTTTGAGAAACGTGCTGGATTTCCTAAATTCAAATCAAAACATGCTTTAGAGTCTATCCAATATCCTCAAAACGTCAAGATTGTAGATGGCAATGTCAAGTTCCCCGGCAATATCGGGATAGTCAAAGCCAAAATACACAGAGCAATTGAGGGGAAAGTCAAGACTGTTACTGTAAGCAAAACGCCTTCTGGTAAATATCTTGCATCCATCCTGACTGAAATAGAAGGTGAAAGCCCTATTACTTCAGAGGGTAAGATTTACGGTATTGATTTAGGGTTGAAACATTTTGCTGTTGTAACCGATGGCGCAAAGGTTTCCAAGTACGATAATCCTAAACACCTTGCCAAACACGAGAAAAATCTAAAACGTAAACAGAAAAAATTAGCACGTAAAGTTAAAGGGAGCAAGTCAAGAAATAGATATAGAAAAGTTGTTGCCAAAGTCTACGAGCGAGTTAGTAACTCAAGGCAAGATTTTCTACATAAACTTAGTTACAAGTTGGTCAGCGATAGCCAAGCTGTCATAGTAGAGAATCTTAATGTCAGGGGCATGGTTCGTAATCATAAATTGGCGAAATCAATATCTGATGTCGGGTGGGGAACATTCACCAATTTTCTAGCTTATAAACTAGAACGCAGAGGTGGAAAGTTGGTTGAGATTGATAGATGGTTCCCTAGTTCCAAACTCTGTCAAAAATGTTTCTATCAAATAGGTGAGATGCCATTAGATGTCCGTGAATGGACTTGTCCTGATTGCAATACTCACCATGATCGGGATGCGAACGCATCGACAAACATTAGAGCAGAGGGTATCAGAATGATAAAGGCGGAAGGTTCAGCCGTCTCTGCTGTAGGAGGGGAGGTAAGTCCTACTCTTGGGCGAAAGTCTAAGTTTAGGCACTCCCCGGTGATTACAGAAGCCCCACCCTCCTACGATGGCAGGGTGGGGTAGTTCACTGGTAAATAACTAGACGGACAAGAAAATAAAAAACTCAATGGTTCAGATTTCATCTGTTGAGAAAAGACTTGTAGTACAAGGCTTTTAACCCTAGTGGACAATTTTGCTGTTTTTGGACAGTGACCCATAATTCAAAGTGAGTTTTTTTATGCCTACAAGTCCTTTGCGTGAAGAACCTCGTAACCAGCGAGCGCCTGTAATTCGTACAAGTAATGAGTTTATTCTCTTGGAATGGTTAAAGTCAACTGGTCGTCTAATAGAGCGGGAACATCAAGAATCTGAGTATCTAACTGAAGTAGAAGAAATTTCAGAAATGATAGACCTTGACGATATCCCTTATGATCATGACGATGATGATGGTGACATGGATATAGAAGCGTAATTCGTAATTCGTAATTCGTAATTCGTAATTCGTAGTTACCCTAAACATTTCATTGATTTGGAATGTGTAATTTATTTACGCCGAAAGGCTAAGAATCCCGGCTTCTTTAAAAAGTCGGGATTCTTAGTATTAAAATGCAAGTGTGGTTAATTTTTGGACTTTAATAATAGATAAAATAATTGTCCATTGCTGACTGTGACACCAGCGCGATCGCCTGCCAATTTTCCAGTACCTAAAAAATAATCTACCCTACCTGCACCTTTAATTGCACCTCCGGTATCTTGGTCAAGAACATAGCGACTAACGATGCGCTCTTCCATTTTTCCGGTAGGATTAGCAAAGGGAAAAGCAGCGCGAATCAATGCTAAAGCACCAGGAGGCATGAGAGATTTATCTGTAGCGATAGAACGCTCTGCTGTTAGTGGTACGTTGATAGAACCTTGGGCTGGCTCACCGTGGTTTTCTTGAAAAAAAACAAAACTGCGATCGCGCGGAATATAAATATTTAATTCTTGGGGATGCTTTTGGAAATAGTCGAGAATAATGGGCATAGTCATCCCTTCTAGCGGTAATTTGCCATCATTCGCTAATTCTCGCCCAATGCTTTTGTAGTTATAAGCAATATTACCCGCATAGCCGATTGTTGTCTGGCTACCATCGGGAAGCTGAAGTCGCGCTGAACCTTGAATTTGAGCTAAATATGGTTCAAGGCGATCGCGAAACCAAAACAACTCTAATCCTCGTAATTTCCCTTTTGCGCCTTGTAAACCATCTGCTCCTTCTAATTCTTCGCGGGTAGGATGAGGCTTAGGCCAAGAGTTTAAATCAGGAGGTAATCGATAAACAGGATAGCGATATTCTGCTGTGGGGACGCGACTGGCTGCGTAAAGCGGTTCATAATAGGCGGTGAATAAAACGGAACCTTTCATGTCTTTACCAACTGACTGGTAAAGAATAAATTCCCGCTCAATGCCTTGATGTAATTCTCTTGCAGAATTAGTTGTTAGTAGGAGTTCGCGGAATCTTTTCAAGCTTTTGATGATG
It includes:
- the mltA gene encoding murein transglycosylase A — protein: MKKTLAELGKFNKVIAISLPVVLSIFLVRMQSLAYQELSPPECRVKKWDIPVSLIAENQKAPLIQRLPITCCQGDTSCLDEFLYGEIPDKKALISAIARSLQYLQTANAAAAYQNYQVAGITRDRIIKSLKRFRELLLTTNSARELHQGIEREFILYQSVGKDMKGSVLFTAYYEPLYAASRVPTAEYRYPVYRLPPDLNSWPKPHPTREELEGADGLQGAKGKLRGLELFWFRDRLEPYLAQIQGSARLQLPDGSQTTIGYAGNIAYNYKSIGRELANDGKLPLEGMTMPIILDYFQKHPQELNIYIPRDRSFVFFQENHGEPAQGSINVPLTAERSIATDKSLMPPGALALIRAAFPFANPTGKMEERIVSRYVLDQDTGGAIKGAGRVDYFLGTGKLAGDRAGVTVSNGQLFYLLLKSKN
- a CDS encoding DUF3134 domain-containing protein, whose protein sequence is MPTSPLREEPRNQRAPVIRTSNEFILLEWLKSTGRLIEREHQESEYLTEVEEISEMIDLDDIPYDHDDDDGDMDIEA
- a CDS encoding RNA-guided endonuclease InsQ/TnpB family protein; its protein translation is MLYKVVQVRLYPSIEQQIQLAQTFGCARWWWNYALNKSIEAYKETGKGLGRSALNAFLPALKKAQETVWLADCYSQVLQATTLNLTTAYKNFFEKRAGFPKFKSKHALESIQYPQNVKIVDGNVKFPGNIGIVKAKIHRAIEGKVKTVTVSKTPSGKYLASILTEIEGESPITSEGKIYGIDLGLKHFAVVTDGAKVSKYDNPKHLAKHEKNLKRKQKKLARKVKGSKSRNRYRKVVAKVYERVSNSRQDFLHKLSYKLVSDSQAVIVENLNVRGMVRNHKLAKSISDVGWGTFTNFLAYKLERRGGKLVEIDRWFPSSKLCQKCFYQIGEMPLDVREWTCPDCNTHHDRDANASTNIRAEGIRMIKAEGSAVSAVGGEVSPTLGRKSKFRHSPVITEAPPSYDGRVG